In one window of Episyrphus balteatus chromosome 3, idEpiBalt1.1, whole genome shotgun sequence DNA:
- the LOC129913302 gene encoding serine/threonine-protein kinase ATR isoform X1 — protein MSSKRPEKIWGLVYNMMKSVNNDVPTILRTLDQVLSQKPTFDVRFDHDSTIPSSFVIWLVNQLLTFTGRPLSNRVRKQNVQLQKKLLTFCCLHMPKLFETLLREYGKTLSEFIEVCYNSPNNNNKSDTDLRTVSTFTSEDVQFFKEIHSKFVFEKISVSLDMVDLTMQCIVEVLTHAMSISFNIHRNLFPEILTIVLELFLPSDTYTKLECLEFGVKFFDNLNEFDQNLTTDYGILFEYCQLLWEHLPNWIGFGFIDEYGLSQAISTSLKLFKCEYKSYLTDKVDSGVLDGLAKSCEAMLRTIIKDQDRLGNRIELKTKIIDFILELHQRTGCLLPQQSFLQLIQSEHMIGKLFATIEGKSAASSVLTKALKGPKDDHPIVKNILNTIIDMEHKSLNAQQFKFHLTSKNLKDLQKKPIQSEVVFRCNDLKESLEEFLRIMKANTLSSNEFCNYVEICGLLLQSTSLMEIIPEDLQITLIDLILFYLRHHSKIKQKIQLNLPSVSRIEDNPIMVSLNALANVAHHNLNTMASTYFHKTVKEFICAMYPICQSEAIKSKLNEKLLDFLANSVISIKLIVCHMLPVIVKNPMNPQILGKIKSICCSALGSVYIFKIPFKEEKFEYKFLCEQCEKPSYDDFTEYLHSQSAILMQHPSIGNSFEESALNFVLNSIGSQNLFTSRNGIFAINHFSTSKLESQVLSNSHLEPEIIKALLVRTSSNKEFPLLPKIGTLILRKVHNCLERNSDEEEQLKILHLISVLANIDGIPEIWLFHFFKMTFFFMICCESGITNEAAKCATEMCANYGVEPMQLWYWYKRECLSLVVDLTTHVYLKKGQGLLRTLNALVTMLGFLCSQEFICKYYKILTAMILPYCVKEDRCKGLLVQLSQATDNSISHILTASFLNIYSHIYLNESAEIGNKCIDLLVRCTGSSLSSLMHTDVRQTVSEFLIFYNRKPEFVMQAFSCLILNKSSARESQANNNNRTQSATTEEFSIFIAERFLGVITYFETCLSDPNFEKSLKEDVLYSLGQIIRLVGAGHVTQSRYKIIAMLTSVISLDDKNLKAIGLKIWNTFLHIVDIQALGPSLSRIVVSLQPLLQTNEKEVDTIYKYLILENGNLLGTYMPDLYFIEDMEVSIELKSFVRRQTEALFRTGKFEDLLKFYIKQINNENLQVRIRALKYLKEFFIKNRTDLNTFIVGQTELNPLIEAVAENLMNGCKHVDRTLQLISGKCLGELGAIDPSYMSPNYAKEQKRFSLSIHTDSFAITALTELCRAYQKNIKYVDNMSVAIQEILAIQGVNPKDNKKMNVWEAIPVRMRHIMEPLLSSCYTVAQKGYKIKAHPVFGSSFCRTYEDWAFWWSWKVIEFVRDADTKKLLCSFTPSIRKDNNMLELFLPYILLHSLQECSEEEMQLVYEEFQAVIKQAVNGGSNAVNRAAIDTTLSKEICPTQALRTSTQPPRDIHSQNVDDACAKICFEQIDFLYRWTREWSRVSSSTAEASNTQKEYGMVQKLLSKIDKCQLAKANFNCGEYARALLFLELFIEDNKATRLQENLSFLIEIYAELLDPDSVEGAMHMKKTSLTLPEQILVNNIIDRPQENIACYEQIMIRPEQVQQEHVLGIINSYLRLDLPETVLNITSGLWEKLSERYTDDFFKECQFEPLLRLGCYDDIERMLEDPVISKNPMMWNVQCAKAIRLFRKQDIELTEFQAEMDEIRLNILSTLKTIGAEHYSYHKAYTEILKLQLLTDVEKNKSLVQFIVNETDEAKCILAVNEFFADWNARLCFLQPTVRILEPLLCLRRNLLSETKNLLNTVRGDVSVAINKCIDDEMGKLWIRSIQMNREAGGLQQANLSIMKAEEYAPEALFVEKAKLLWQSGDQTKSLKLISEKISEIEANGNIPTQDISSRLLYSEAKFLQATYSAESMKICAEQNLYYFKQAIAGNKNSEKCLVHLAQYLEKMYAAKSEAEQNSDAGKNMLFDIMGYYARSMKAGNESMYQSMPRLLSIWFDFTSQMGENDIPNMSIQHTCAKMTELVSKCCDLLPTYIFYSAFSQILSRICHPSLAVFEVLKTIIILLLEKYPHQSLWMLLPVLKSSYTMRAKRCRLILSDKRLSKREIIKYVDDFNSLSEKLIQLTTKDTVGLGPSELNVRTLVPKLPKLFEDPNFSEILLPFDKYMQVTLLSGNRSGLGDDSIVTPSTTAVNPFPNKQIYICGIKEDVVVLRSQALPKKISFLCSDGKEYTAMLKPKDDLRLDYRLMEFNALLKRYLRLDPQARQRRLHIRTYAAIPFNEDCGLIEWLPNLTALRVILMSIYRSRKLGIADKELRSFVLPKEEKLEKKKQVFNILLSRHPPVFHEWFIYQFSTPHNWYQARSSYIKTIAVMSMVGYILGLGDRHGENILFDETNGESVHVDFNCLFNKGESFNIPERVPFRLTQNMVHAMGPLGIEGLFRKCCEITLRVLQKQKKTLMSVLRPFVYDLSRLGKKTGNNIEKTDPQAMENVSRIEERLHGYVQRRGANRMPLSTEGQVEFLINEATDINNLAAMYAGWGPYL, from the exons ACAAAAACCAACATTCGATGTCCGTTTCGATCATGACAGCACAATTCCAAGTTCATTTGTTATTTGGTTAGTTAATCAACTTCTAACATTTACTGGAAGACCACTTAGCAATAG agttcgcAAACAAAATGTCCAATTACAAAAGAAACTTCTTACCTTCTGTTGCCTACACATGCCAAAACTCTTCGAAACCTTACTCCGAGAATATGGCAAAACTTTGTCTGAATTCATTGAAGTTTGCTACAATTCCCCGAATAACAACAATAAATCAGACACAGATCTACGAACTGTGTCCACATTTACCTCAGAAGATGTACAGTTTTTCAAAGAAATCCAtagtaaatttgtatttgagAAAATCAGTGTGAGTTTAGACATGGTCGATCTCACTATGCAATGCATAGTTGAGGTCCTAACTCATGCGATGTCCATCTCCTTTAACATCCATCGAAATCTCTTCCCAGAGATTCTTACAATTGTCTTGGAACTTTTCCTACCTTCAGACACTTATACCAAACTCGAATGTCTTGAATTTGGAGTGAAATTCTTTGATAATCTCAACGAATTCGATCAGAATTTGACCACCGACTATGGAATTCTTTTCGAATATTGTCAATTGTTGTGGGAGCATCTTCCCAATTGGATTGGTTTTGGATTCATTGATGAATATGGTCTAAGTCAGGCTATAAGCACttcattgaaacttttcaagTGTGAATATAAAAGCTATCTAACCGATAAAGTCGATTCAGGGGTTCTAGATGGCTTAGCCAAGTCTTGTGAAGCTATGCTTCGGACAATTATAAAAGACCAAGATCGATTAGGCAATAGAATCGAACTTAAAACTAAGATAATCGATTTTATCCTCGAACTACATCAAAGAACTGGTTGTCTATTGCCTCAACAAAGCTTCCTCCAGTTGATTCAATCAGAACATATGATTGGCAAGCTTTTTGCTACGATTGAAGGGAAATCAGCGGCATCGTCTGTATTGACCAAGGCTCTCAAAGGTCCCAAAGACGATCATCCAATTGTAAAGAATATCCTCAACACAATCATCGATATGGAACACAAGTCTCTTAATGCACAGCAATTTAAGTTCCATTTGACGAGCAAAAACCTGAAAGATCTCCAAAAGAAACCCATCCAAAGTGAGGTTGTCTTCAGATGCAACGATTTAAAGGAATCCCTGGAAGAATTTCTACGAATCATGAAAGCAAACACTTTGAGTTCGAATGAGTTTTGTAATTATGTTGAGATTTGTGGACTCCTCTTGCAATCAACCAGTCTTATGGAAATCATCCCGGAAGATCTTCAAATAACTTTGATTGATTTAATTCTCTTTTATCTTCGTCATCATtccaaaatcaaacaaaaaattcagttAAATCTTCCGAGTGTAAGTCGGATAGAAGATAACCCAATCATGGTTTCTTTGAATGCCTTAGCTAATGTAGCACATCACAATCTTAACACAATGGCATCGACTTATTTCCACAAGACGGTTAAAGAATTCATCTGTGCGATGTATCCAATTTGTCAGAGTGAAGCAATAAAATCGAAACTCAATGAGAAGCTCTTGGATTTTCTAGCGAATTCTGTGATATCGATAAAGTTGATAGTTTGTCATATGCTTCCGGTGATTGTTAAGAATCCAATGAATCCACAAATTCTTGGCAAGATTAAGAGTATATGCTGTTCGGCGTTGGGAAGcgtttatatatttaaaataccATTCAAGGAAGAGAAGtttgaatataaatttctttGCGAGCAATGTGAAAAGCCGAGTTATGATGACTTTACTGAGTACCTGCATAGTCAGTCAGCTATTCTAATGCAACATCCATCGATTGGAAATTCATTTGAAGAGTCtgctttaaattttgtattaaattcaaTTGGAAGTCAAAACTTATTCACGAGTCGAAATGGCATTTTTGCAATTAATCATTTTTCAACTTCCAAACTTGAGAGTCAAGTTTTATCCAATTCACATTTGGAACCTGAAATAATAAAAGCCCTCTTGGTGAGGACATCATCGAATAAAGAATTCCCATTACTACCGAAAATTGGTACTTTGATTCTACGAAAAGTACATAATTGTCTCGAACGAAATTCCGATGAAGAAgagcaattaaaaattttacatttgatATCAGTTTTGGCTAATATTGATGGTATTCCTGAAATTTGGTTATttcatttcttcaaaatgacatttttcttTATGATTTGTTGTGAATCGGGAATAACTAATGAGGCGGCTAAATGTGCAACGGAAATGTGTGCTAATTATGGTGTGGAACCAATGCAATTGTGGTATTGGTATAAGAGAGAATGTTTGAGTTTGGTGGTGGATTTGACGACGCATGTTTACTTGAAGAAAGGACAAGGATTACTGAGGACTTTAAATGCG cTTGTAACAATGCTTGGGTTTCTATGCAGTCAAGAATTCATCTGTAAATACTACAAAATCCTTACCGCCATGATTCTACCCTATTGCGTAAAAGAAGACCGCTGCAAAGGTCTCTTAGTTCAACTCTCACAAGCAACAGATAATTCCATTTCACATATTTTAACGgcttcatttttaaatatttattcccatatttatttgaatgaaagcGCTGAAATTGGAAACAAATGTATAGATTTGTTGGTAAGATGCACTGGATCTTCGCTTTCAAGTCTCATGCACACTGATGTTAGG CAAACGGTatcagaatttttaatattttacaatCGAAAGCCAGAATTTGTAATGCAAGCTTTTAGTTGCTTAATTCTAAATAAATCCTCCGCCAGAGAATCCCAAGCAAATAATAACAATAGAACACAATCAGCTACCACAGAAGAGTTTTCAATATTCATAGCTGAACGATTTCTTGGAGTCATAACTTATTTCGAAACATGCTTAAGCGatccaaatttcgaaaaatcactCAAAGAAGATGTTCTGTATAGTTTGGGTCAAATTATTCGTCTTGTCGGCGCAGGACATGTCACACAATCAAGATATAAAATAATTGCGATGTTGACATCAGTTATTTCGCTAGACGATAAGAATCTTAAGGCAATTGGATTGAAAATCTGGAATACATTTCTACATATTGTTGATATTCAAGCTCTTGGTCCGTCGTTAAGCAGAATTGTAGTATCCCTTCAACCACTTCTTCAAACAAACGAAAAAGAAGTCGAtacaatttataaatatttaattcttgAGAATGGCAACTTGCTGGGTACTTATATGCCGGATCTCTATTTCATTGAAGACATGGAAGTGTCAATTGAGTTGAAAAGTTTTGTACGAAGACAGACGGAGGCACTTTTTAGAACTGGAAAATTCGAAGACTTGCTCAAATTCTATATCAAGCAAATCAACAATGAAAACTTGCAGGTGCGAATAAGGGCGTTGAAGTATTTGAaggaatttttcattaaaaacagaACGGATTTGAACACTTTTATTGTAG GTCAAACCGAGCTGAATCCCCTTATCGAAGCTGTAGCTGAGAATTTAATGAATGGATGCAAGCACGTTGATCGTACGTTGCAACTTATCTCTGGCAAATGTCTAGGTGAGCTAGGAGCAATCGATCCAAGTTACATGTCCCCAAATTACGCCAAAGAACAAAAACGTTTCTCACTCAGCATTCACACAGACTCGTTTGCCATAACAGCTCTCACCGAACTATGTCGAGCTTATCAAAAGAACATAAAATATGTCGATAACATGTCAGTGGCTATTCAAGAGATTCTAGCCATTCAAGGTGTTAATccaaaagacaacaaaaaaatgaatgtcTGGGAAGCAATTCCCGTACGAATGCGACACATTATGGAACCTTTGTTGAGTTCTTGCTATACTGTTGCACAAAAGGGTTATAAAATCAAGGCTCATCCGGTATTTGGAAGTAGCTTTTGCCGAACCTATGAAGATTGGGCATTCTGGTGGTCATGGAAAGTGATAGAATTTGTCCGAGATGCTGACACAAAGAAACTTTTATGTTCATTCACTCCGAGTATACGAAAGGATAACAATATGCTGGAATTATTTTTGCCATATATTCTCCTACATTCACTGCAAGAATGTTCCGAAGAAGAAATGCAACTGGTCTATGAAGAATTTCAAGCAGTTATTAAGCAAGCTGTAAATGGTGGATCGAATGCAGTCAACAGAGCTGCCATTGATACTACACTTTCTAAAGAAATTTGTCCAACTCAAGCTCTTCGAACTAGTACCCAACCTCCCAGAGACATTCACTCACAGAATGTAGACGATGCTTGTGCTAAAATCTGCTTCGAACAAATTGATTTCCTTTATCGCTGGACAAGAGAATGGTCTCGAGTGAGTTCTTCAACTGCAGAAGCCTCAAATACACAAAAAGAATATGGAATGGTTCAAAAGCTACTCAGCAAAATTGACAAATGTCAACTAGCAAAGGCAAATTTCAATTGCGGCGAGTATGCAAGAGCCTTGTTGTTCCTTGAATTGTTCATAGAAGACAATAAAGCCACACGTTTGCAGGAGAATCTTTCCTTTCTCATTGAAATTTATGCCGAACTTCTCGATCCCGATTCGGTTGAGGGTGCAATGCACATGAAAAAGACCAGTTTAACTTTGCCAGAGCAGATTCTTGTCAACAATATCATTGATCGACCTCAGGAGAATATTGCCTGCTATGAGCAAATTATGATTCGTCCTGAACAAGTTCAACAAGAACACGTCCTTGGGATCATTAACAGTTATCTGCGATTGGACCTCCCAGAGACGGTTTTGAACATCACCAGTGGATTGTGGGAGAAGCTTTCCGAACGCTATACAGATGACTTCTTCAAAGAATGTCAATTTGAACCTCTTCTACGACTGGGTTGTTATGACGACATCGAAAGAATGTTGGAAGATCCAGTGATAAGCAAGAATCCAATGATGTGGAACGTCCAATGCGCCAAAGCTATTCGTCTCTTCCGCAAACAAGATATCGAATTGACTGAGTTCCAAGCTGAAATGGATGAAATCCGTTTGAATATCTTGAGCACTTTGAAAACTATCGGTGCCGAACATTATTCCTATCACAAAGCTTATACAGAAATTCTCAAACTACAACTGTTGACTGATGTTGAGAAAAATAAGTCATTGGTTCAGTTTATTGTAAATGAAACAGATGAAGCTAAATGTATTTTAGCTGTTAATGAGTTCTTTGCTGATTGGAATGCTCGTTTGTGTTTCCTTCAGCCAACTGTTCGAATTCTTGAACCTCTTCTTTGTCTACGACGTAATCTTCTCAGTGAAACTAAGAATCTCTTGAATACAGTGAGAGGTGATGTCTCAGTAGCCATCAATAAATGCATCGATGATGAAATGGGAAAGTTATGGATTCGTAGCATTCAAATGAATCGAGAAGCTGGAGGTCTTCAACAAGCCAATTTATCAATCATGAAAGCCGAAGAATATGCCCCGGAAGCTTTATTTGTGGAAAAAGCAAAACTTCTTTGGCAAAGTGGTGATCAAACCAAATCATTAAAACTTATCTCTGAGAAGATTAGTGAAATAGAAGCTAATGGGAATATCCCTACCCAGGATATTTCAAGTCGTCTATTGTATTCAGAGGCAAAGTTCTTACAGGCGACTTATTCCGCTGAATCAATGAAAATCTGTgctgaacaaaatttgtactacTTTAAACAAGCCATTGCCGGGAATAAGAATTCAGAAAAATGCCTTGTTCATTTGGCTCAGTATTTGGAGAAAATGTATGCAGCCAAATCTGAAGCTGAACAGAATTCAGATGCAGGGAAAAATATGCTTTTTGATATAATGGGCTACTATGCTAGATCTATGAAAGCTGGCAATGAGAGTATGTATCAATCTATGCCACGTTTGCTAAGCATTTGGTTTGATTTTACATCACAAATGGGAGAAAACGATATCCCTAACATGTCAATTCAACATACTTGCGCCAAAATGACTGAATTAGTTAGCAAATGTTGTGATCTTTTGCCAACTTATATATTCTACTCGGCTTTTTCACAGATTTTAAGTCGAATTTGTCATCCATCGTTGGCGGTATTTGAAGTTCTCAAAACAATTATCATTCTTCTTCTGGAGAAATATCCTCACCAATCGTTGTGGATGTTGTTGCCTGTTCTCAAGTCATCCTATACAATGCGTGCCAAACGGTGTCGTCTGATTTTGAGTGATAAACGTTTGTCCAAACGAGAAATTATCAAATATGTCGATGATTTTAATTCCCTTTCTGAAAAACTTATCCAACTGACAACAAAAGATACCGTTGGATTGGGACCAAGTGAATTGAATGTCAGGACTTTAGTTCCAAAACTTCCAAAACTATTTGAAGATCCAAATTTCTCAGAGATTCTTTTGCCATTTGACAAGTATATGCAAGTAACACTGCTCAGTGGAAATCGTTCTGGTCTGGGAGATGATTCTATTGTCACTCCATCAACAACGGCGGTAAATCCATTTCCAAATAAGCAAATCTATATTTGTGGGATCAAAGAAGATGTTGTGGTATTGCGATCCCAGGCGTTGCCTAAGAAGATTAGTTTCTTGTGCAGTGATGGTAAAGAGTACACAGCTATGTTAAAGCCGAAGGATGATCTGAGATTGGATTATCGACTGATGGAGTTCAATGCTTTGCTGAAGCGATATCTCCGATTG GATCCTCAAGCCAGACAACGTCGTCTTCATATTCGAACTTATGCGGCTATTCCATTTAACGAAGACTGTGGTCTGATTGAGTGGTTGCCGAATCTGACTGCTCTCAGAGTCATACTTATGTCTATCTATCGATCACGTAAGCTTGGTATTGCTGATAAGGAATTGCGTTCTTTTGTCCTTCCCAAAGAAGAAAAACTTGAGAAAAAGAAGCAGGTTTTCAATATTCTCCTTTCACGTCATCCACCTGTTTTCCATGAGTGGTTTATATATCAATTCTCTACACCACATAACTGGTATCAGGCACGTAGTTCCTACATCAAGACTATAGCTGTTATGTCAATGGTTGGGTATATTCTTGGACTGGGTGATCGCCATGGGGAGAATATTTTATTCGATGAGACAAATGGTGAATCAGTTCATGTggattttaattgtttattcaACAAGGGTGAAAGCTTCAACATTCCTGAAAGAGTTCCGTTTAGATTGACTCAGAATATGGTTCATGCAATGGGTCCATTGGGTATTGAGGGACTCTTTCGTAAATGTTGTGAGATAACTTTACGtgttttgcaaaaacaaaagaaaactttGATGTCTGTGTTGAGACCATTTGTTTATGATTTGAGTAGACTTGGAAAGAAAACAGgaaataatattgaaaagacAGATCCACAGGCGATGGAGAATGTTAGTCGAATTGAAGAGAGACTTCATGGATat GTTCAAAGAAGAGGAGCAAATCGAATGCCTTTATCAACAGAAGGGCAGGTAGAATTTCTCATCAATGAAGCTACTGATATTAATAATTTGGCAGCAATGTATGCTGGTTGGGGTCCTTATTTGTAA